One window from the genome of Pseudomonadota bacterium encodes:
- a CDS encoding helix-turn-helix domain-containing protein — protein MPKSYGRVENYDNDRYLDLKGLSEYSSLSVRTLREYLIYDGDPIPSYCIRRKILVKRSEFDSWIKRYRTDSNKIGPSSDDLLNELTRI, from the coding sequence TTGCCGAAGAGTTATGGCAGGGTAGAAAATTATGATAATGACCGATATCTCGACCTCAAGGGTCTTTCTGAATATTCATCTTTATCAGTGCGGACCCTCCGGGAATATCTCATCTACGACGGAGACCCCATCCCCTCCTATTGCATCAGACGAAAGATTCTTGTGAAACGATCAGAATTTGATTCGTGGATAAAGAGATACCGAACTGACTCGAACAAGATTGGCCCCAGCTCCGACGATCTTTTAAACGAGCTAACAAGGATCTAA